One segment of Sinorhizobium sp. BG8 DNA contains the following:
- a CDS encoding DUF1467 family protein, translating into MQLFSIFAVYFIVWWLTLFAVLPFGLKTQAEENEVVLGSVESAPARFRAGRVVLMTTIVSAIIYGCWYVASVKYGYGIDSIPQFAPKFD; encoded by the coding sequence ATGCAGTTATTCTCGATCTTCGCCGTCTATTTCATCGTCTGGTGGCTGACCCTCTTTGCGGTTCTGCCATTCGGCCTGAAGACCCAGGCGGAAGAAAACGAGGTCGTGCTGGGAAGCGTGGAGAGCGCGCCCGCCCGTTTCCGCGCTGGCCGGGTAGTCCTGATGACGACCATCGTCTCCGCGATCATCTACGGCTGTTGGTATGTCGCTTCGGTGAAGTACGGCTATGGCATCGACTCCATCCCGCAATTCGCACCGAAATTTGACTGA
- a CDS encoding biotin--[acetyl-CoA-carboxylase] ligase, translated as MSLDDFRHEALAETGSTNTECLERARNGALSGLWITAERQTVGRGRRGRPWQSEAGNLYASLLLVDPAPHASLASLPLAVAVAVQSAISCVMPVAAPSVLIKWPNDILVERRKVCGILVESETMRDGRQAVVIGCGINVAVAPDVGLYPVATLREFGASASPQELFAHLFREMADVLALWDSGRGIDEIMVRWRKVAGGIGERITVNLPDRSISGLFAGIDDTGLLKLEMDDGSTRLIAAGDVFFG; from the coding sequence ATGTCGCTCGACGACTTCCGGCACGAGGCGCTGGCTGAAACCGGCTCCACGAATACGGAATGCCTGGAGCGCGCCCGAAACGGCGCGCTTTCAGGTCTTTGGATAACGGCAGAGCGTCAGACCGTCGGGCGTGGCCGGCGCGGCCGCCCGTGGCAGTCGGAGGCAGGAAACCTCTACGCCTCGCTGCTCCTGGTCGATCCGGCGCCGCATGCGAGCCTTGCCTCCCTGCCGCTCGCCGTAGCGGTCGCCGTGCAGTCGGCAATCTCGTGCGTGATGCCGGTCGCCGCGCCGAGCGTTCTGATCAAGTGGCCGAACGACATTCTAGTCGAGCGCAGGAAGGTCTGCGGCATTCTCGTGGAGAGCGAGACGATGAGGGACGGGCGCCAGGCAGTGGTGATCGGTTGCGGCATCAATGTCGCCGTTGCACCTGACGTGGGTCTCTATCCGGTTGCGACGCTTCGGGAGTTCGGTGCATCTGCGTCGCCCCAGGAGCTCTTCGCCCACCTTTTCCGGGAGATGGCGGATGTGCTCGCGCTCTGGGACAGCGGTCGGGGCATCGATGAGATCATGGTGCGATGGCGCAAGGTCGCGGGCGGGATCGGCGAGAGGATCACGGTGAATCTGCCGGACCGTTCAATTTCCGGGCTTTTCGCGGGAATTGATGATACAGGACTGCTTAAACTAGAAATGGACGATGGCAGCACACGCCTGATCGCCGCTGGCGATGTATTTTTCGGATAG
- a CDS encoding ABC transporter ATP-binding protein: MNARVALQLSGVERHYGQGETLLSILKGADFTLRSGETVALVAPSGTGKSTLLHIAGLLEKPDAGEVMINGVSCGNLDDEKRTAIRRAEIGFVYQFHHLLPEFSALENIMMPQLISGLSKAEARVRAAQLLDYMRIGHRAEHRPSELSGGEQQRVAIARAVANAPMVLLADEPTGNLDPETAGYVFEALEALVRQSGLAALIATHNHELASLMDRRVTIEDGKVHELR; this comes from the coding sequence ATGAATGCACGCGTGGCATTGCAACTGTCCGGCGTCGAGCGCCATTACGGCCAGGGCGAGACGCTGCTTTCGATCCTGAAGGGAGCCGATTTCACCTTGCGCAGCGGCGAGACGGTGGCATTGGTGGCGCCTTCCGGTACCGGCAAGTCGACGCTCCTTCACATCGCCGGCCTTCTGGAGAAGCCGGACGCGGGCGAGGTGATGATCAACGGGGTCTCGTGCGGCAATCTCGACGACGAGAAGCGTACGGCCATCCGAAGAGCTGAAATCGGGTTCGTGTACCAGTTCCATCATCTCCTGCCGGAATTCTCCGCGCTGGAAAACATCATGATGCCGCAGCTGATCTCCGGTCTTTCCAAGGCGGAAGCTCGGGTGCGCGCGGCCCAGTTGCTGGACTACATGCGCATCGGCCATCGCGCCGAACACCGCCCCTCGGAGCTCTCCGGCGGTGAGCAGCAGCGCGTCGCGATCGCCCGCGCGGTCGCCAACGCGCCAATGGTTCTTCTTGCGGACGAGCCGACGGGCAACCTTGATCCGGAGACGGCCGGCTATGTGTTCGAGGCGCTGGAAGCCCTGGTTCGCCAGTCGGGGCTCGCGGCATTGATCGCAACCCACAACCACGAGCTTGCCTCCCTCATGGATCGTCGTGTCACGATCGAGGACGGCAAGGTGCACGAACTGCGCTAA
- a CDS encoding lipoprotein-releasing ABC transporter permease subunit: MAEAASGEVERPVESRLASRPFSAFERMVAWRYLRSRRKEAFISVIAGFSFIGIMLGVATLIIVMAVMNGFRTELISRILGINGHMIVQPIDGPLDNYAALAEKFSAVPGVTMAIPLVEGQTLASGPGGAGTGALVRGIRAEDLTKMKMVSDHIKEGDLVGFAAGNGVAIGARMAEALGIRAGQQITLVAPEGDVTPLGVNPRVKSYPVSAVFEIGMSEYDASIIYMPLEESQLYFNAEGIVQSIELFVSDPDRIDDLRESVEAAAGRQIYITDWRQRNRTFFSALEVERNVMFMILTLIVLVAALNIISGLIMLVKDKGSDIAILRTMGASSGAIMRIFFMTGAAIGTVGTFAGVLLGVIVCLNVESIRQFFSWISGTTLFNPELYFLSQLPADMNAGETVSVIVMALLLSFLATIFPAWRASRLDPVQALRYE, translated from the coding sequence ATGGCAGAGGCAGCGAGCGGCGAAGTTGAGAGGCCGGTGGAAAGCCGGCTGGCAAGCCGCCCGTTTTCCGCTTTCGAACGAATGGTCGCCTGGCGCTACCTGCGGTCCCGCCGCAAGGAAGCGTTTATTTCGGTCATCGCGGGTTTCTCCTTCATCGGCATTATGCTCGGCGTGGCGACGCTCATCATCGTGATGGCGGTGATGAACGGTTTCCGTACGGAACTCATCTCGCGAATTCTGGGCATCAACGGCCACATGATCGTGCAGCCGATCGACGGGCCGCTGGATAATTACGCTGCGCTCGCCGAGAAGTTCTCCGCGGTGCCCGGCGTGACCATGGCCATCCCGCTCGTCGAGGGGCAGACGCTGGCTTCCGGGCCGGGCGGCGCGGGTACCGGCGCGCTGGTCCGCGGCATTCGCGCCGAAGACCTGACCAAGATGAAGATGGTCTCGGACCATATCAAGGAAGGCGATCTCGTCGGTTTTGCTGCCGGTAACGGCGTGGCGATTGGCGCCCGCATGGCCGAGGCGCTCGGCATCCGAGCAGGTCAGCAGATAACGCTGGTGGCGCCCGAGGGTGACGTCACGCCGCTCGGCGTCAATCCTCGCGTGAAGAGCTATCCCGTTTCGGCTGTCTTCGAGATCGGCATGTCGGAATACGATGCATCGATCATCTACATGCCGCTGGAAGAGTCGCAGCTCTACTTCAATGCCGAAGGCATCGTGCAGTCGATCGAGCTTTTCGTTTCCGATCCTGATCGCATAGACGACCTGCGCGAATCCGTGGAGGCGGCGGCCGGGCGGCAGATCTACATAACCGACTGGCGGCAGCGCAATCGCACCTTCTTCTCCGCGCTTGAAGTCGAGCGGAACGTGATGTTCATGATCCTGACGCTGATCGTGCTGGTGGCCGCGCTCAACATCATCTCCGGCCTCATCATGCTGGTGAAGGACAAGGGCAGCGATATCGCAATCCTGCGCACCATGGGTGCGAGTTCCGGGGCGATCATGCGGATCTTCTTCATGACCGGGGCCGCGATCGGCACGGTCGGAACATTCGCGGGCGTGCTTCTCGGCGTCATCGTCTGCCTCAATGTCGAATCGATCCGCCAGTTCTTTTCCTGGATCTCGGGGACGACGCTGTTCAACCCCGAGCTCTACTTCCTGAGTCAGCTGCCGGCCGACATGAACGCAGGCGAAACCGTCTCCGTCATCGTCATGGCACTTCTCCTCTCCTTCCTGGCGACCATCTTCCCGGCGTGGCGCGCATCCAGGCTCGATCCCGTCCAGGCCCTTCGTTACGAATAG
- the mce gene encoding methylmalonyl-CoA epimerase produces the protein MLGRVNHIAIAVPDLATAAGSYRDVLGATVTAPQALPEHGVTVVFVELPNTKVELLEPLGEASPIASFLEKSPSGGMHHVCYEVEDILAARDRLVEGGARILGDGNPKIGAHGKPVLFLHPKDFFGTLIELEQV, from the coding sequence ATGCTAGGCCGCGTGAATCACATCGCGATTGCCGTTCCGGATCTCGCTACTGCGGCCGGCTCCTATCGTGATGTTCTCGGTGCAACGGTCACCGCCCCCCAGGCCCTTCCCGAGCACGGCGTGACGGTCGTCTTCGTGGAACTTCCGAACACCAAGGTCGAGCTGCTGGAGCCGCTCGGGGAGGCGTCGCCCATCGCCTCCTTCCTCGAGAAGTCGCCGTCCGGCGGCATGCACCACGTGTGCTACGAAGTGGAGGACATCCTCGCGGCACGCGACAGGCTGGTCGAGGGTGGAGCGCGCATTCTTGGGGACGGTAACCCGAAGATCGGTGCCCACGGAAAGCCGGTTCTGTTCCTCCACCCCAAGGACTTCTTCGGTACGCTGATCGAGCTTGAGCAGGTGTGA
- the proS gene encoding proline--tRNA ligase → MRLSRFFMPILKENPKEAEIVSHRLMLRAGMIKQNSSGIYTWLPLGKRVLDKVNAIIREEQNRSGAVELLMPTLQSAELWQESGRYDAYGKEMLRIKDRQDRPMLYGPTNEEMITDVFRSYVKSYKDLPLNLYHIQLKFRDEIRPRFGTMRSREFLMKDAYSFDLDRESAEHAYNRMFAAYLRTFSRMGLRAIPMRADTGPIGGNLSHEFIILAETGESEVFCHKDFLNFDIPDVDTNFDDVAGLRGIFDKWTSLYAATSEMHDADAFDAIPEGERLSARGIEVGHIFYFGTKYSEPLGAKVQGPDGKEHPVHMGSYGIGPTRLVPAIIEASHDENGIIWPKAVAPFEAIIINMKAGDAGCDGACEQIYTALRNAGVDALYDDTDDRAGTKFATADLIGAPLQIIAGPRSVANGEVEVKDRKTGARETLTVEAAIARVTAN, encoded by the coding sequence ATGCGCCTCTCTCGCTTTTTCATGCCCATTCTGAAGGAAAACCCCAAGGAGGCGGAGATCGTCTCGCACCGGTTGATGCTTCGCGCCGGCATGATCAAGCAGAATTCCTCCGGCATCTATACATGGCTGCCGCTGGGTAAGCGCGTGCTCGACAAGGTCAATGCGATCATCCGTGAGGAACAGAACCGCTCCGGCGCAGTCGAACTGCTGATGCCGACGCTGCAGTCTGCCGAGCTCTGGCAGGAAAGCGGCCGCTATGATGCCTACGGCAAGGAGATGCTGCGCATCAAGGACCGGCAGGACCGGCCGATGCTCTATGGTCCGACCAACGAAGAGATGATCACGGACGTGTTCCGTTCCTACGTCAAGTCCTACAAGGACCTGCCGCTCAATCTCTACCATATCCAGCTCAAGTTCCGTGACGAGATCCGTCCGCGTTTCGGCACCATGCGATCGCGCGAATTCCTGATGAAGGACGCCTACTCCTTCGACCTTGACCGCGAAAGCGCGGAGCACGCTTACAATCGTATGTTCGCTGCCTACCTGCGTACCTTCTCGCGCATGGGACTGCGCGCCATTCCGATGCGCGCCGACACGGGTCCGATCGGGGGCAATCTCAGCCACGAGTTCATCATCCTGGCGGAGACCGGCGAGTCCGAAGTGTTCTGCCACAAGGACTTCCTGAACTTCGACATTCCGGACGTGGATACCAATTTCGACGACGTTGCGGGTCTCCGCGGCATCTTCGACAAGTGGACCTCCCTCTACGCCGCAACGTCCGAAATGCACGATGCGGACGCGTTCGACGCCATCCCCGAGGGTGAACGGCTTTCGGCCCGCGGTATCGAGGTCGGCCATATCTTCTATTTCGGCACAAAATACTCCGAGCCGCTGGGCGCGAAGGTACAAGGCCCCGACGGCAAGGAGCATCCGGTCCACATGGGCTCCTATGGCATCGGACCGACCCGTCTCGTGCCGGCGATCATCGAAGCATCGCACGATGAGAACGGCATCATCTGGCCGAAGGCGGTCGCCCCCTTCGAAGCGATCATCATTAACATGAAGGCCGGCGACGCAGGCTGCGACGGTGCCTGCGAGCAGATCTATACGGCGCTCCGCAACGCGGGCGTCGATGCCCTCTATGACGACACGGACGACCGGGCAGGGACCAAGTTCGCCACGGCCGACCTCATCGGTGCGCCCCTTCAGATCATTGCCGGCCCGCGTTCCGTCGCGAATGGCGAAGTGGAAGTGAAGGACCGCAAGACCGGCGCACGCGAGACCCTGACCGTCGAGGCGGCGATCGCCCGAGTGACGGCTAACTGA
- the nuoN gene encoding NADH-quinone oxidoreductase subunit NuoN translates to MTADTILASLQLSTPEIILALGAMLLLMIGVFSGERSASTVTGLAVALLIIAGLWLVMVTGEGAAYGGAFLSDPFAKFMKVLALIGSVTAMVMTVGHARSEQIDRFEFPVLIVLATLGMMLMISANDLISVYLALELQSLAAYVVAAINRDSLRSTEAGLKYFVLGALSSGMLLYGMSLIYGFTGHTGFEAIATAISTEGRSLGLVFGLVFVLAGFAFKISAVPFHMWTPDVYEGAPTPVTAFFAGAPKVAAMAMLVRIVIEAFEPVAADWQQIIVFISIASMLLGSFAAIGQRNIKRLMAYSSIGHMGYALVGLAAGSMAGVRGVALYMLIYMIMTLGTFACILAMRRKEGGNVENVDDLAGLSTTNPFMATVLTILMFSLAGIPPLAGFFAKYFVFMAAIEAHLYALAIIGVLASVVGAYYYLRIIKVMWFDEATGEFARTAGELKLVFGLAGLFVAGYVLIGGPIGAAAEAAARTFF, encoded by the coding sequence ATGACCGCTGATACAATCCTTGCCAGCCTTCAGCTCTCGACGCCCGAGATCATTCTTGCGCTTGGCGCGATGCTCCTGCTGATGATCGGTGTCTTCTCCGGCGAACGCTCGGCGAGCACGGTGACCGGCCTTGCCGTGGCCCTGCTCATCATTGCCGGCCTTTGGCTGGTGATGGTTACGGGTGAGGGGGCTGCCTATGGCGGCGCCTTCCTTTCGGATCCCTTCGCCAAGTTCATGAAGGTTCTTGCCCTGATCGGTTCCGTCACCGCGATGGTGATGACCGTGGGGCATGCCCGCTCCGAGCAGATCGACCGGTTCGAGTTTCCCGTCCTGATCGTGCTGGCGACGCTCGGCATGATGCTGATGATTTCGGCCAACGACCTGATTTCGGTCTACCTGGCGCTCGAACTTCAGTCTCTTGCCGCCTACGTCGTGGCGGCGATCAATCGCGACAGCCTCCGCTCGACGGAAGCTGGCCTGAAGTACTTCGTGCTGGGCGCGCTGTCCTCGGGCATGCTGCTCTACGGCATGTCGCTCATCTATGGCTTCACCGGCCACACCGGCTTTGAAGCGATTGCAACGGCGATCTCGACCGAAGGTCGCTCGCTCGGCCTCGTTTTCGGCCTCGTCTTCGTGCTTGCAGGTTTTGCCTTCAAGATCTCGGCGGTACCGTTCCACATGTGGACGCCGGACGTCTACGAGGGTGCTCCGACACCTGTGACCGCATTCTTCGCAGGTGCGCCGAAGGTGGCGGCGATGGCTATGCTCGTGCGCATCGTTATCGAGGCGTTCGAACCGGTCGCTGCGGACTGGCAGCAGATCATCGTCTTCATCTCGATCGCCTCGATGCTGCTCGGCTCCTTCGCCGCGATCGGACAGCGTAACATCAAGCGTCTGATGGCCTATTCGTCCATCGGTCACATGGGCTACGCGCTTGTCGGTCTTGCCGCAGGTTCGATGGCCGGTGTGCGCGGCGTCGCACTCTACATGCTCATCTACATGATCATGACGCTGGGTACGTTCGCCTGCATCCTCGCGATGCGTCGCAAGGAAGGCGGCAACGTCGAGAACGTCGATGACCTTGCTGGGCTCTCGACCACGAACCCCTTCATGGCGACGGTCCTGACCATCCTGATGTTCTCGCTGGCTGGCATCCCGCCGCTTGCAGGCTTCTTCGCCAAGTACTTCGTCTTCATGGCGGCGATCGAGGCGCATCTCTATGCGCTTGCCATCATCGGCGTGCTCGCTTCCGTTGTTGGCGCTTACTATTACCTGCGCATCATCAAGGTGATGTGGTTCGACGAGGCGACGGGCGAGTTCGCCCGCACCGCCGGTGAACTGAAGCTGGTGTTCGGCCTGGCCGGTCTCTTCGTTGCCGGCTACGTGCTGATCGGTGGCCCGATCGGGGCTGCCGCCGAGGCCGCCGCGCGGACGTTCTTTTGA
- a CDS encoding ribonuclease J, which yields MAKQEELVFVPLGGVGEIGMNLGLYGYGPRGNRQWLMVDCGVTFPGPELPGVDLVLPDIRFLAEERKNLKGIVITHAHEDHYGGLNELWPGLNVPVYASPFTAGMLEAKRDYERSRGDIPITIFKQGDRINIGPFEVEAVGVNHSIPEPMSLVIRTPLGNVVHTGDWKIDLAPSLGPLTDEARFRAIGDEGVLALVCDSTNAQRDGVSPSEQEVSESLRQIIEKAEGRVAITTFSSNVGRIRSIAEAAEAAGREVLLLGSSMKRVTNVARDIGLMEGLKPFIAEDEFGYIPRDKVVVILTGSQGEPRAALAKIARDEMRDVAFTAGDTVIFSSRAIPGNEKAINDIKNGLIEQGLHIVTDSEALVHVSGHPRRNELQQMYAWTRPQMVVPVHGEAAHLTAQAELAEQSGVLSVPRVRNGNILRLAPGPAEVIGEAPHGRIFKDGNLIGDYEEMGIGDRRKLSFVGHVSVNVILDERYDFLGDPEVEPYGLPEFDDEGEDMGDTLYDAVLGAVESIPRARRKDLATVREAVRRAVRAMANDTWGKKPVVTVFVTKV from the coding sequence ATGGCAAAACAAGAAGAACTGGTGTTCGTACCGCTCGGCGGCGTCGGCGAGATCGGCATGAACCTCGGGCTCTACGGCTATGGTCCGCGCGGAAACCGCCAGTGGCTCATGGTCGATTGCGGCGTGACCTTTCCGGGGCCGGAGCTTCCGGGCGTCGATCTTGTATTGCCGGATATCCGGTTTCTGGCCGAGGAACGCAAGAACCTCAAGGGCATCGTCATCACCCATGCCCATGAGGACCACTATGGCGGCCTGAACGAGCTGTGGCCGGGATTGAACGTGCCGGTCTATGCCTCGCCGTTCACGGCCGGCATGCTCGAGGCAAAGCGTGACTACGAACGCAGCCGTGGCGACATCCCGATCACGATTTTCAAGCAGGGCGACCGCATCAACATCGGGCCATTCGAGGTGGAAGCCGTCGGCGTCAACCATTCCATCCCCGAGCCGATGTCTCTTGTGATCCGCACTCCGCTCGGAAATGTTGTCCATACGGGCGACTGGAAAATCGACCTGGCACCGTCGCTTGGGCCTCTGACGGACGAGGCGCGTTTCCGGGCGATCGGAGACGAGGGCGTGTTGGCACTCGTTTGCGATTCCACGAATGCACAGCGTGACGGCGTGTCCCCGTCCGAACAGGAAGTTTCGGAGAGCCTGCGCCAGATCATCGAAAAAGCCGAGGGCAGGGTGGCGATCACCACCTTCTCCTCGAATGTTGGCCGTATTCGCTCGATCGCGGAAGCCGCGGAAGCTGCCGGCCGCGAGGTTCTTCTTCTCGGCAGTTCGATGAAGCGCGTGACCAACGTTGCGCGCGACATTGGCCTGATGGAAGGACTGAAGCCCTTTATCGCGGAAGACGAGTTCGGCTACATTCCGCGTGACAAGGTCGTGGTCATCCTGACCGGCAGCCAGGGTGAGCCCCGCGCGGCGCTTGCGAAGATCGCGCGCGACGAAATGCGTGACGTCGCCTTCACGGCCGGCGACACGGTCATTTTCTCGTCGCGCGCCATTCCGGGCAACGAGAAGGCGATCAACGACATCAAGAACGGCCTCATCGAACAGGGTCTCCATATCGTGACGGACAGCGAGGCACTCGTGCACGTCTCGGGTCATCCACGCCGCAACGAATTGCAGCAGATGTATGCCTGGACCCGCCCGCAGATGGTGGTACCCGTTCACGGCGAGGCGGCGCATCTGACCGCGCAGGCGGAACTCGCCGAACAGTCCGGCGTCCTGTCGGTCCCAAGGGTGCGCAACGGCAACATCCTGCGGCTTGCTCCGGGGCCGGCGGAAGTCATCGGCGAGGCGCCGCACGGGCGTATCTTCAAGGACGGCAACCTCATCGGGGACTACGAGGAGATGGGGATCGGCGATCGCCGCAAGCTCTCCTTCGTCGGCCACGTCTCGGTCAATGTCATCCTGGACGAGCGCTATGATTTCCTCGGCGATCCGGAGGTGGAGCCCTACGGCTTGCCCGAGTTCGACGACGAGGGCGAGGACATGGGCGATACGCTCTATGACGCGGTACTGGGTGCCGTCGAGAGCATTCCCCGCGCGCGACGCAAGGATCTCGCGACCGTCAGGGAGGCCGTGCGCCGGGCCGTTCGGGCAATGGCAAACGACACCTGGGGCAAGAAGCCCGTCGTCACGGTCTTCGTGACGAAGGTATGA